The following is a genomic window from Nicotiana tabacum cultivar K326 chromosome 3, ASM71507v2, whole genome shotgun sequence.
tcagcaataccaaagtgcaatcacaatcaaagcagaggagagaaaagatacaagatgcagtagtttctgatttttgaataacactcgagaaaagcaaccggaaattattcaagtagaagttcaagttgcattttctcttttactctcaaaatgtttcaagtcTGTCCGCTCTCAAGTGTAGAAATCTGTTTTCTTTTAATGTTCAAATCGGATCTCCTTCCCTCTTAATGTTCAAGTCCTAGTCCTAATTCCCGTCCCCCCTTTTTCTCTCAAATCTCCTCAAAACTCGGttcaaatgaccctatatatatagcaagacaagtcttcaattcccaaccccaaattattcctcCAATGTcatgctttgtcccacttattaatgttttctttattttaaaccttgtcccccatgcctacattaaataaataccacattcccaacccattacaatatgtcccccatgcctaaattaaataagtacaatattctctcccattataatttgtcttgtcccccattatgttaaacaagtacatcaaaactccaccccattatattttgtcccccatgcttaacataaagaatcaaaataatgttcaattaccaaactacccctccgaccttattgcaattaccattttacccctgaacggattgcaatttaccaaattaccccctcAGCTCTAAAcgatcaattaatcataacttaaccaaaatatagtcaagatgaccaatttctcaacaatcttcaacaacaactcacatgaacacgatgaacaacacaactcaaaattaatggaatgaattaaccatatcgggaaccaatcctggttaatttagaccatgaatgtatgagcaaggaTACAATAATACAAAACGAAataattcaaacgatagacatgaacaaaacaaacatttgccgattttatcaaaacgaaatacggacaaacataaaactcaaaaactactaaccggatcgaaatgaaatatgtacggactgtttcgacgagcctcgaccaaagctcgaccaAACGATGATGAACACGAACCTAAGAAGTTGAAGCCGAAGTAACAGCAACAGCTGACGCGGCAGAAGTGATGAAACGGAAGCAGCTGGGGGTTCGTTTACGAAGAAAATGAAGGCAGAAGAAGCAGCGATGGAGACTGGCCATGGTGCTGCTCAAGCTCAAAGAAGACGAAGTGAGGTAGCAGCAGCGCGGCAGCAACCAACGGCGAAGAACACCGCAGCAGTAGCCCGCAGCACGTTTGGAACGGGAAGACGAAGCAGTAGCTGCTGAAACAATGGCGTTTGCCGGAGTAGTAGCAGCGATGAACTCCGATGAAGCTGGAACGAGGTCGGGGGTAGCTGGGTTTGTTTGGACGTGATGGTGAGTCGACTGTTATGGCATGGATGGTGGTTGACGACGACGACGCAGCAGTGGcgaccatggatgtcgagctcaaacTTGAGCTCGACGAAGACGCAGCAGTCGCGGGGTTTACTTGGACGCGAGGGAGGTGGAGCTTGTGTGTggttgatgtgtgtgtgtgtgttgtcgaTAGGGAGGCAGCATGGCTGCAATGGCTGCTTGGggtatttggtatttttgagaagaagaagatggaggggggCGGGTAGGCTTAGGtctttttttagggtttttgggtttttttgttttgttttgttttgtgttggatgaaaaatgaagaggggttgttgggttaatggggcggaacgggtcgacccggtctgaagtggactgggtcatggggaagattgggcaattatttgggcctgaggttgaaatttgaagaagtggcccaatccgatttttctttgtatttttgttattttttcttcttttattttctaaaactaaattataaaaatacttaaattattattaagaactaaattaagttataaaagcgcaaattaactcccaataacaattaacgcccaattaagtaataattaagcataaaattgttcatttggacattaaatgctaaaaatacaaaagatgcctatttttgtaatttttaatttttgtaaaactaatttaattactaacaattgtagaattaaatcctacatgaaaaatgcgacatatttttatattttttattaatttaacaaataagcaaacacagacaaatacaaataattatccaaaaatatcacagaaatactcaaaattgcacaccaaggaaaatcatgttattttgaattttttgggagtatttctcatatggggcaaaaatcacgtgcttacatcgCTTAGGTTTCCCAATTCCACCACTGATTCCCCTATCAAATCTATTGGATCTATCATTTTCTCTTCCATGTGGTTGTCTACGTTTGGAGCTACTGGGGGTTTGAGATTAATATTTTCCATAGGGACTTGCATGTTGGGGTTCTGTGGGTATGGGTGAGGTTGTGGTATATCCCACTGCATTAAGATTGGGTTCATAGCTGTTAGAGCTTCCGGGGGAAAGAAGGATAGATCTAGGCCTAAGTTCTGGGATGGGATGGGGACAGGATTGAAGTGAGGGGATAGGTTCCATTGAGCTCTCATTTCTTGAACTAGATTTGGATTTATTGCTGGAGTTAAAGGTTGTAAGATGTTGTTCACCCAGACATGGTTCATGTAATTGTTCATGGCCAGGTGAAGGCCCTCTAACACTAGTTGGGCTAAGTAACGTGGGTTTTGAACTAATATCACACTCTCTTGTCCTTTGATGGTGGCATTAAACATCAAACCTCTTCCCATTAGACCTATCTCTATCCAAGATAGTGGGTGATGGTCTTGGATTAATAGTGGTTGGACATAGATTATTGGGTTGTTTGGGAGTTGGTTTGGTAGTGGTGGAAGGATTGCCATATTCAGTGGCCTTGATGGACGAAGAAGTTGTATAAGCCTGTATCTCCTTCTGTTGTTCAATGGAAGCCTTGGCATGTTTGGGATCTTTGTCTTCACTTAAATTGGAGGGGGTAGAAGGGTAGGTTATAATTGTCTCTACATGCATGATTCTGAATTGGTTTGCGTAGGAGTATTAGAAGAAGATTTTGGAGTGGATTTTGCATGACACTGTTCAGCCACTTGTCATGTGTCTTTGTCCATTTGTTCATTTGGAGATGTTTCAGTGGACAAGTGTTGGTAGGAAATAGCAAACTTTTTGTTTTTAGTGGTGAACTCATTAGAGGTAATGTAATTAATATTGTTGGGGTCATTAGCAAGATGACTTGGTTGGTGGTTACTAGAAGATATATTAGGGACTAGGGTAATGAGATTAGTAGAAGTATTATTACTAGTAGCACACTTAGTAGTGTCGAGCATACACGTGGACTGCTGCTTGTTATGTTTATTGAataataaattgttatttttAGGAGACATCCAAAACCATGTGCTCATTGCACAACTTTGAGAAGCTGTTTTCTAGCTTGAACCCATCTTTATTCTCGTTTATCATGACTTTGGTGGAATAAGCCATATGAGTAGGGAAGTTAACATCCTTATTTAAAGACAAGGTATTGGAGTGTTTATTgacaaatttaaatttttgggtGTTGATATACTTACCAGTTGAAGCATTAAATAATTTAACATTAATACCTTCCTCTGTAGAAGTTTCCATCCCTGCATCTGGAATTTTCCTAACTGACCTTCTTGGTTTCTGAAAAGAAACGGTATGCCAGACGTCCCCATTGCTTGATGTAATGGAACTTTGAGTGCCTTGCATTTGGTCAGATCTTTCTTTAATGTTCTCCATCTGGGATAGTGATTTTAATATCATAGAATATTGGCCAACTGTGTGACCTATTGAACCGCAGTTCTTACATAGTATCTTGTCTCCTTCATATTCAATAATTTGTTTGTGTTCTTCTATAAGTGTGAATTTTGCCACTGGTTTGTTCATTGGCAATTCTACACAAAGCCTAGCATATCTACCTCTCAAGGTGGAGGAAGTACAAACATCAACTTTTAAGAGCTTCCCAATTGAGTTACCAATTTTTTGGAGAATAATCCCATCGTAGAATTCAGTAGGCAAATTAGGTAGCCGGACCCATACAGCTGTGCATATTTATTTAGCATTGGACGCTACAAAATTCGGTTCCCACCTTTGGCAAGATAAGAAGTGACCAAAGATGAACCATGGTCTATTTTGTAGGACTTGATTCATGCTAtcttatttttgaaatttaacaatATAGTAGTCTGCTCCCAAATCAATTAGAGGAAGGTTTTCATTTACTTTCCATAGATCTTGGACCTTTTTTTAAGGGTTTGATGGAGAATTCGTTTGCCTTGTAACTTGAGGATTATGGAATATTTTCAAGGCATGTACATGCGTTCCTTATCCTCTTGTGAGAGAATAATTTTTCCTTTCTCAGTTGTATTAACTTCCGAATATCTTGATGAGGAGTAAGCACCATTGGGTAGGGGGCCGGTGGATTCAAAAATGATATCCGCCTCTTCAGTTCCCTTAATTAACTTGTCTTTAAATGTGGCTTGTTAATGTCTAGAGTTCTTGGTACTATCATCAATGTTAATGTCGGGTGGTTTGGGGGCAATAAGGATCATTTCTGAATTTGTGTCCATCTAGATTGGCTGGGACGGTTGAGTTGGTAGAGGTAGTCTCAAGTTTTTAGAAAGAAGGGGGAACTTCTTTCTAAAATTGACACAATACGCACTCTTTGCCCTTTTGCTTCGCCGTTGACAAAATTAACTTTTCGTACTCTTAAAGTTACCACCCTTCGAATGTAAGGGACGTTGTTATTTTACTCTTTTTCTTATGATCCAACAGTTTAACTTTGATATGAAAAATGGTACTATATTATTGGGTAGAAAAATTCTTCCTAAAATTGTGAATAAGGAGGATAGAGAAAGGGAGATCTTCACTGCCAAACATTTGACTATGAATATGAAATTTTTATAGTGGTATTTCCACAGGTAACCAAAACTAAGAGAATAAATATGTTGACAATACCGGACCTAGGTGGATCACAATTttatgggagaaattcaaaaattacaagatttataagtggtcaatcaaaaatagccatagtttcaaaagtaatcgaaatttagtcacttttcatgtaaagataaatctgaacgaaaacactgttcaaaattcagaaaatactccagcataatatactggaattccagtataagtatactggaactccaacataatgtactggagttccagtataatataccggttcAACATAATATATTGGAAGTTCATATACAAGTGCTCCAATCTCCGGTGCATTATgatggaactttccgtgtgttggagttccagcataatatgctggaagttcatacacagatgcaccgatctccggtatattatgctggaactttcggTGTTGTAGCAAaatagctatttttcaatgattttgcaaacgttagctatttttgaatgaccagtccaaaaactAGCTAGCCCGTACTATTTTTACCAATATTATGTATTGTCATTTCATGCCCATTTGTTAAACTCCAATATCACTAACCACAACTCTATTTTTTTTGTTGAGGATATCTTATGCTCTGAAAAATCTAGCAcaattttaaatttttcaaaCGGGAGTCGACACGTATGATATGTGGATTTGTGAAATATGTACATGGCCTGAATATAGAGTAAACCATAGCACCGTTGTAGTTCACATGTTTCTGTGTGCCCAGGCGGAGGACCACTTGTATGGATGGTGGAGAATATGTTTTGGCAACTATGAGATGGATTAACCAAAAAATCCAAGTGAGATACacctattttgaaaatattttagaAAGGAAAATGATATTCTTGCATAATCGCCTGCATTTGTTGACTTTATGTAGAAACCTCTTTTCAATTCAGCTCAATTCATTGTAATGGCGGTTAGTCGTTAATCCAATTTAGTTGTATTAGCTGTTGGTTGTTAGGTTAGTTACAATTCACGTGACTAGCACGCACGCAGGAATAAGTAGCTGAAGGGATCCAAaagttagttataactaacttTCCCACCTCTTCTATATAGGGGATATTTTCTCATTTTGTAGGGATTATCAGAAAATTTTGGAATAAAATCTCTCTCTTCTCTCGTCTCTTTCTCATCTCTGTTTTCCAGAACTCTGTTGAGTTCTGCTTGAGCAAGCTGTTCAAGGACAATTCTTCTCAATTGTCCTTTAGGTGAGctcatcttctttctttttctagcTAAACTACAGaggttggtattagagcactcgCTCCTTGGATCTGTGAATATGGGCGATCACAACACTCGAATGCACGAGTTGAGGAAGGATGTCGATAGTCTCAAAGGATCGATAGAAGCAATTACATCCTCTGTGTCAGAACTATAGAAATCTGTGACAATCGAGTAGCTCAGGCTATGGATGAAATTAGGCAGTTGCTGGTGGGGAATTTGGCTACAACTGGAGTTCAAAACCATGAGATACCTGTGGAAAACGAAAGGCCAGAAGTGGTAGGCCATCGTCCCAGAGGCCATCAACCTTCCAATCGCGAGTACCACGCTGAATTTCCTGTTTTTGATGGCGTAGGGTTGAAGGATTGGTTGTACAAATGTGAGCAGATCTTTGCGTATGAGGAAATACTTGAGGATTCTAAAGTGAGAGTAGTTTCGTGCAAGCTGGAGGGCAGGGCACGCCAATGGCACCAATCTTACATGAAGCACATGGTGACTAGAGATTGGCCTCGTTGGGGTGAGTACGTAGCTTGCTTATACGCCAGATTTGGATCTGAGCTTTTTGATGATCCATGGGAGATCTCAAGGATCTAAGGCAGGTAAGTTCAATACAAGACTATGTTGATTTGTTTGATGAACTACTAACTAAGGTGGAATTATCAGAAGAATATGTTGTTAGCTGCTTTATTAGAGGGTTGAAACCAGAAATCGGGTTGCCCGTTAAAATGTTAGCACCTAGAACTTTATCTAAGGCAATTAGTCTAGCTAAAATTCAGGAACAAACATTAATAGTGAAGAAGCAAGTTTTTATGACCACCATAATCCCATCCTATTCCACCAAAAACACCTAACAACCCCTTTCTAACTCTCAATTTTCTCAACATTATACCCCTACCAAATTCAACCAACCTTCCAGTAGGAGATCCAATACCCATACCCCATCCCTAAAACCTACCTACATAAATGCCAAGAGATTGACTCCTGCTGAAATAGAGGAGAGAAGGAGCAAAGGGCTATGTTACAATTGTGATGACAAGTATAAATTTGGGCATATATGTAATAACAGGAGGCAGTTGTTCTCTATGGAGGTGGAGGAGGGAATAGAAGAAGTGGAGCTGGAAGAGGAAGTGATGTTAGATTCAGTAGAGTTATTAACAATGATAGGCCAGGGGATGGAGACTGACGCCGAGTGGTCCATTTTACCTCATGTTTCAGTCCATGCCATGAATGGACTACATGACTTCAGAACTATGAGATAACTGTATCAGTTAAGGGCAAGGCTGTGCAAGTTCTAATTGATACTGGGAGCACCCACAATTTCTTGGATCTTAACACTGCCAAAAAGTTGGGATGTGTCTTGACAGCTATATCTCCTTTTGATGTATTTGTTGCTGACGGAAAGAAGGTGCAAAACAACTATATCTGTAAGAAGTTGGTTTGGAAAATGCAGGGTGTTTCTTTTGATTCTGATATGCTGGTGCTACCAATAGGAGGGTGTAGTATGGTTTTGGGAATTCAGTGGTTGATCGCACTGGGTGACATTATGTGGAATTTCAAGAAACTTCGAATGGAATTCAGCATCATGGGACATAAAGTGTCATTAAGAGGGATCCAGCCTCCTGCAACTAAGATGGTTCAACAAGCCAGCATGGACAAACTACTAGCCAAGCCTGCAGAATTGTGTATGATATCTGTGGGGTTATTCTTGGAGAGCCAGCAACAAGGGGTGGAAGTCAGCTTCTTTACATTGGAAGGCTTGCCAAAGAAACCAAGTATGAGCTGGGATCTGCAAGTTATATTGCAAAGGTACAATGATTTGTTTGAGGAACCAACACAACTACCTCCCTCTAGATCACATGACCACAAGATTACCTTGAAAGAAGGGGTTTCCCCCCATCAACATCAGGCCTACAAATATCCTAATATTCATAAAAATGAGATTGAGAAGATGATGAATGAAATGCTAGCTTTTGGTGTTGTCAGGCCCAACACCAGCCCCTATTCATATCTTATTGTGAtggtaaagaagaaggatgggtcatgGCATTTATGTGTGGATTACAGGGAGCTAAACAATTGCACAGTAAAGGATAAATTCCccattgtcgcacctcctttttaccgtgcccgcggggcgcgtggggaattttctccaattgaaggacagtcgaaacgggatttatttaattatttcagagtcgccacctgggaattttaaggcgtcccaagtcaccaattttaatccctgaatcggggagaatatgactctatttattattctgcgaaccagaaatcctgagtaaggaattctgttaatccggaagaaggtgttaggcatttccgaattccgtggttctagcacggtcgcttaactgtttttattattggcttaattatcttgattttattaaatacattttttacgtgatttttctaccgcttttacttattgtgattaaggacccttctttgaatcgaattacgc
Proteins encoded in this region:
- the LOC142177943 gene encoding uncharacterized protein LOC142177943 yields the protein MDEIRQLLVGNLATTGVQNHEIPVENERPEVVGHRPRGHQPSNREYHAEFPVFDGVGLKDWLYKCEQIFAYEEILEDSKEAVVLYGGGGGNRRSGAGRGSDNYEITVSVKGKAVQVLIDTGSTHNFLDLNTAKKLGCVLTAISPFDVFVADGKKVQNNYICKKLVWKMQGVSFDSDMLVLPIGGCSMVLGIQWLIALGDIMWNFKKLRMEFSIMGHKVSLRGIQPPATKMVQQASMDKLLAKPAELCMISVGLFLESQQQGVEVSFFTLEGLPKKPSMSWDLQVILQRYNDLFEEPTQLPPSRSHDHKITLKEGVSPHQHQAYKYPNIHKNEIEKMMNEMLAFGVVRPNTSPYSYLIVMVKKKDGSWHLCVDYRELNNCTWNPAATAAFQDLKLAITSAPVLALPEFSKEFTVETDALGGGIGAVLAQDNKSIAFFIKGLSDKNKALSVYERELLALVSAMQNISGVNSDLLDTVKASWRQDPALQHIIQSIQDGHASKPYYRFHNGVLSRKNRLMVGADATIRNQLISFYHDSSIGGHSGITTTLKMLKQDFYWKKMKQDVYAYIRVCDVCQKCKSDNAAYPGLLQPLPIHDKVWQDISMDFIEGLPKDASKEVIFVVVDRLSKDAHFMPLKHPYTALDVAQLFMDQVFKLHGMPKSIVLTEMLSLQANFGKSYSDCRRCHCYLPPLTTLRQMVKLRLLTHAWNATLDA